In a genomic window of Echeneis naucrates chromosome 4, fEcheNa1.1, whole genome shotgun sequence:
- the foxq1b gene encoding forkhead box protein Q1b — protein sequence MKLEVFSAHHFVQKPLELCVDAEGGVPSPLSGDELGSDGDCVANSPAPVTQVGDGSKGKPYTRRPKPPYSYIALIAMAIRESSSGRLTLAEINDYLMKKFPFFRGSYTGWRNSVRHNLSLNDCFLKVLRDPSRPWGKDNYWMLNPHSEYTFADGVFRRRRKRIAKRPPKEQESPDILSEDTRLPAPEERVGAKFSSSFAIDSILSTPFKQREDSHADAEAHAPRLYWPPGAHVLPYPLNYPAQHIYLSEAAYSCSSMEPARDALTYLQQTAPGTAGPEAAFRVPSKARGFHIDSLLS from the coding sequence ATGAAACTTGAAGTTTTCTCTGCGCACCACTTCGTGCAGAAGCCGCTGGAGTTGTGTGTGGACGCAGAGGGGGGAGTCCCGTCTCCTCTGTCCGGAGACGAGCTGGGGTCTGACGGGGACTGCGTGGCCAACAGCCCGGCACCTGTCACTCAGGTTGGCGACGGCAGCAAGGGGAAGCCCTACACCCGCAGACCCAAGCCCCCCTACTCTTACATCGCCCTGATCGCTATGGCCATCCGGGAATCCAGCAGCGGCCGCCTCACTCTGGCAGAGATCAACGATTACCTGATGAAGAAGTTTCCGTTCTTCCGAGGCAGCTACACTGGCTGGAGGAACTCGGTGCGCCACAACCTGTCACTCAACGACTGCTTCCTAAAAGTGCTGCGGGACCCATCTAGGCCGTGGGGCAAGGACAACTACTGGATGCTCAACCCGCACAGCGAGTACACCTTCGCCGACGGAGTGTTCCGCCGCAGGAGGAAGCGCATCGCCAAAAGGCCCCCCAAGGAGCAGGAGAGCCCAGACATCCTCAGCGAAGACACCCGCCTCCCCGCCCCAGAGGAAAGGGTGGGGGCCAAGTTTTCCAGCTCCTTCGCCATTGACAGCATCCTCAGCACGCCTTTCAAACAGAGGGAGGACAGCCACGCTGACGCGGAGGCCCACGCCCCCCGTCTCTACTGGCCCCCGGGGGCCCATGTGCTGCCGTACCCCCTGAACTACCCGGCGCAGCACATCTACCTATCAGAAGCGGCatacagctgcagcagcatggagCCCGCAAGAGACGCACTCACATACCTCCAGCAGACGGCACCGGGCACGGCAGGACCCGAAGCCGCGTTCAGGGTGCCCAGCAAGGCGAGAGGCTTCCATATAGACTCCCTGCTATCCTGA
- the foxf2b gene encoding forkhead box protein F2: MTTETSQQQLDPPPPLRSSPASGVLHPAMLNPQAATESSSTAVKGKKTSSGLRRPEKPPYSYIALIVMAIQSSPTKRLTLSEIYQFLQARFPFFRGSYQGWKNSVRHNLSLNECFIKLPKGLGRPGKGHYWTIDPGSEFMFEEGSFRRRPRGFRRKCQALKPMYRMMNGIGFGTSIIPQSFDFQAPSATLACHSNSYNLDMMSNSMAGGYDGLSGGHHVPHMSPSPGSTYMASCPVPPSGEYGPDSSSSPVPSSPAMASALDGHSPYASTSAHWASSGGSPYIKQQPLASSSPASSGLHSGMSPYSLEQSYLHQNGRDNHSTDISVGIPRYQSHSSVCDRKDFVLNFNGISSFHPSAGGSYYHHHHHHHPQSVCQDIKPCVM; this comes from the exons ATGACGACCGAGacctctcagcagcagctggaccCTCCGCCTCCTCTGAGATCCAGCCCGGCGTCCGGCGTCCTGCACCCCGCCATGCTGAACCCGCAAGCTGCCACAGAAAGTTCGTCCACCGCAGTCAAAGGAAAGAAGACGAGCTCCGGTTTGAGACGACCAGAAAAGCCGCCGTACTCCTACATTGCTCTCATCGTGATGGCTATTCAGAGCTCCCCCACTAAACGGCTGACACTCAGTGAGATATACCAGTTTCTGCAGGCGCGCTTCCCGTTCTTCAGGGGCTCGTATCAGGGCTGGAAGAACTCAGTGCGGCACAATCTGTCGCTCAACGAGTGCTTCATAAAACTGCCCAAAGGGCTGGGCCGGCCGGGGAAAGGCCACTACTGGACCATCGATCCGGGCAGCGAGTTCATGTTCGAAGAGGGCTCGTTTCGTCGCAGACCCAGAGGCTTCAGAAGAAAATGTCAAGCCCTGAAGCCCATGTATCGGATGATGAATGGGATAGGTTTCGGCACCTCCATTATCCCGCAGAGTTTTGATTTCCAGGCTCCATCCGCGACCCTCGCTTGTCACAGCAACAGCTACAACTTGGACATGATGAGCAATTCAATGGCCGGGGGATACGATGGGCTGAGCGGCGGCCACCACGTGCCCCACATGTCCCCGAGCCCCGGCTCCACGTACATGGCTAGCTGTCCGGTCCCGCCGAGCGGAGAGTACGGaccagacagcagcagcagccctgTCCCGTCCTCTCCAGCCATGGCCAGCGCGCTGGACGGTCACTCCCCGTACGCCAGCACATCCGCACACTGGGCGTCCTCCGGCGGGTCCCCGTACATCAAACAGCAGCCTCTAgcctccagcagccccgcatCCTCCGGTTTACACTCCGGCATGTCGCCTTACTCCCTGGAGCAGAGTTACCTTCACCAGAACGGCAGGGACAACCACTCCACCGACATATCAG TGGGGATCCCCCGCTACCAGAGCCATTCCTCGGTGTGCGACAGGAAAGATTTTGTGTTGAACTTTAACGGCATTTCGTCCTTCCACCCTTCGGCTGGCGGATCCTActatcaccaccaccaccaccatcacccccAGAGCGTGTGTCAGGACATCAAACCCTGCGTGATGTGA